A segment of the Echinicola strongylocentroti genome:
GAAGACCAGATAGGGTGCTTCTGTCCCGAAGATAGCGTAGCAACTAGCTGCTGCCCAATAAGCTGCCATGACAATTCGTAAGATCTTTTGACTAATTTTTTCGATTTGCAAGAGGTTATTGACCATGTTTTTTTTCTTTAAGCTAATCAATTATAAAAAATAAAAAAAGCGACCTGTGTAAACAGGCCGCTTTTGTAGCGTATTTTTGGTTTCTTTATTGCGCATCACCAGTGCTGTCATGGAGTTTTCCCAGTTCTTGGTCGATCGTCCATAGACCGATTCCTTCTTCACCAATAATGTCAAACAACTCGAGTGCTCGACGTGCTAGGGTTTCTTCTTCACGTTGCTCGGTTACGTACCACTGCATAAAGCTAAACGTGGCAAAATCCTTCACACCAAAACAATGGTCAACAATAATGTTGATGGATTTGGTCACCTGAATTTCGTGTTCCAGAATAAGTTGGAAAATCTCTTTTAGGGAATTAAAGTGATTTTTGACACCTGTGATTTCTGGCTGTACAGCTAATCCACCTGCTTCATTGATGTAATGGAATAGCTTTAGCATATGGTGCCTTTCTTCTTCAGCATGTGCATATAATAACTTGGCGGCATTATTATAGCCCATCATGTCACACCACGAAGCCATACTAAGATAAGAAGCAGAAGACTTCCCTTCCATTTCTATCTGCTTGTTCAACATTTTTTCTGTATCGTGAAGCAATGAACGCTGTAATGTTACTATTTCTTTTTCTTTCGTCTTCATAGTCACCTATTTTTTAAGTTCTTATACAAACATAACCAAATTTATAGAGGATGGTTCAATGTTTTGGTTCGATTTGCGGAATTTAGAATTGGTATAATTAAAGTTCTATAGAATTAAATTTGGTCAATATTAATTTGAATTAAATATAAATAAAGATAGTTAGTAACCTCAGTTGCTTCTCAATCCGGTTTATGAATGCCCTATGTGCCAAATGTGGTTGTCGAATAAGTCAGCTACTTTACCTTACTTTCTCAACGTTTTAGAATCCGGGTTAATCCAGCCATTAAAACCTTATCGTCTTTGGTGCTGCCTTAATTACTTTACGTTTTGCCCAAAAAATCGTTTTCGAATGAGGCGTACTCAGTGGTCACTGATGGGTATATGATGGGGTGCTATTACCGATTCCCAAAGTATAAACTGGCTTAAATATCCGTAGTTTCACCATTTTTTTTTAACATTGTCCTATGAAAATTGTTGCAATGATTCCAGCACGTTATGGTGCGACACGCTTTCCGGGAAAGCTTACGTCTGATTTATGCGGCAAGCCGGTAATTGTCAGAACGTATTTGAGTACAATGGCTACAGGCTTGTTTGATAAGGTAGTGGTAGTGACTGATCATGAACAAATAGCCGAGCAAATCGAAGCGGAAGGCGGAGAAGTATTTTTTAGCCAAAAAGCACATGAAAGCGGCTCAGATAGGATTGCCGAAGCCGTGGCAGGTATAGAAGCGGATGTTGTGGTGAATGTCCAAGGTGATGAGCCCTTTCAAGACAAGGAGTCATTGGCGGGGCTTGTAGGGGCATTTAAGGATGGTACAGTAAAAGTCGCTTCACTCATGAGAAAAATAGAGGATGATGTGGATGTCATTAATCCAAATTCAGTAAAAGTAGTAGTGGATAAAAATAATTTTGCCCTTTACTTTAGCAGGTGCCCAATCCCCTTTGTCCGAGATAAGTTCCAACCGGATTATTATAGACATATAGGTGTTTATGCCTATACCAAAGAAATACTGTTGGAGTATACTAATTGGGAAAAGACCATGTTGGAAAGGGCCGAAATGTTGGAACAGCTTAGGCTCTTGGAGAATGGCATCCGTATTAAAATGGTAAAGACCAACCACGAGGCAGTAGCTATCGATACCAAGTCCGATCTCGATAGGGCAATTGCCTTTTATCAGCGTCACAATTCCTGATGTATATCAGGAAACTACTTTAAGGCCTATTATAGAACCGATCAATAGCATCAAAAATCCTATGCGGAGCCAGTTCGCCGGTTCTTGGAAAAGGAAGATCCCTACGATTACTGTGCCAGCAGCACCTATTCCAGTCCAAACAGCATAGGCTGTTCCCATAGGAATGGTCTTTATGGCTTGGTTGAGTAAGTAGAAACTTAAGCTTATGCTGATGAAAAAGGCAATAGACCATTTGATGTTGGTGAAGTTATTGGCCATTTTTAATGAAGTGGTAAAGGCCACTTCGAAGATTCCTGCTAAAATTAAAATTAACCATGCCATAGTATTTACTCTTTTATACAAATATACGTGGTCCATGGGTAGTTAAATTTTACATATGTTAAAAAAACTGTTTATGTAGACTTAAATCCTGCACTGGAATTCCAACCGTTTTTACGACCTTCTGATACGACTCAGTGATACTTGGCTTATCCCTAAGTAAGATGCGATGGTGCCCAGAGAAATGCGCTGGAGTACCTGGGGATGCGCTGTTATAAGTTCTTGGTATCGTTGTGTTGCGGCCTTTGTTTGCCTATCGATAAGTCGCCTTTCCGTTTTTATCAGTTCTTTTTCGATCAGACTTCTCCACCAGTTGATTATTTCTATGTTTTCAATACAAAGTTTGTCCAAGTGCTCGTTATCGATTTTCCAAAGTTGACATTTCTCCAATGTAGTGATACTTTCGTAACCAGGTTCTTTTAAGATTTTGCTGTTATAGGAAAACAGGAAATCACCTTCGAAGCCAAACCAAAAAGTGACGTCTTTACCATCATTGTTTAAGTGGGCTTTTACACAGCCAGAAATTATTAAATAACTCGAATTTTCCAGTTTTCCTTCTCGGATAATACAAGTGTTTGCTGCGTAGGTCACCACATTTCCAGAGCTAAGCAATGAAGAGAGGGTGTTCTCTGAAAGTTCGTATTGTCTCAGGAAAAAATCATCCAACTCCATGATTAGTAGTTCAGTAAGCTTAAGGTATGTACGGCGGCCAGTCCAGCAGTCTCCGTTCGAAGTCGACTATTTCCTAGGCTACATGCTTTAAATTCGCTTTCCCTACTGCGGCTAATCTCTTCCGGTGAAAAATCACCTTCTGGACCAATCATTATCAAGTAGGACCCTTTGGGTTTTGCCAGTTCAAATAGGTGTTGGGTATTGGTTTGGTCTACATAGGCGATGAACTTTTGGCAATGTTCAGTGGATGCTCTACTCAACAAATCATTAAAAGTGGTCAAAGGATTGATTACGGGGAAGTTAGTTTTTATGCTTTGCTTACATGCAGCGATCATCTTTTTTTCGAGACGGTCAGGCTTGAGAAAGCTTCTTTCTGAATTGGCTGTTTTGATAAAAGTAAGCTCCTGAAAACCTATTTCGGTGATTTTCTCCAGCATCCACTCCATACGATCGGTGTTTTTGGTTGGAGCAATAGCCAAGTGAATATGGTACTCGGAGGAAGGGGAGGGCCTTTTTTCAATAATACGTAATTCAGCTTTTTTTTGGTCACTTTTGGTGATGCTGCAAGTAAATAAGTTGCCAACACCGTCTGTCAAATACACATCATCTCCGACGGACTTTCTAAGCACTTTTACCAGATGTTTTGACTCATCTGGGCTGAGGATAATGGTACCGGAATTAGGAATGTCTTTTTGATAGAATAACTGCATGTATCACGTGTTTTGGAACAAAGATAACAAGTAGTATGGAAATGCTTAGAGGGAATAGCGGAATTGGTAGGGTGTTTTTTACCTTATATTGTTACAAAAGTACAAGAATAGAATAATCTACGACAGCGACCTTCTATTAAAACTAACCACTATTCCCAACTTTTCCATTTGATCCGCAATTCGTGGATCAAGCAATCTATCTGGGGGGCACACTTTCTTAAAATGGCTTCTCCCAATTGATTATTGGAATAAAACGCTATTGGTGTGTATTGGGGTTAGCGTGAATTTGTAAGCGCTAGGAAGATGATGGCTGCTAAAACAATGAGGTTATTTTGATGTTTACCATGGGCGTTGCGCATGGCTAAGGATGTTATGCCCTTTCAGGGCTTTATTATGCTACTTGTCTTTTCCAATTTAATAGAAAAAATCAGCGTAAATCATAATCATCCGCGTCATCAGCGTTCTATTAAAACGAACCACTATTCCCAACTTTTCCATTTGATCTGCAATTCGTCTATAGACTGACTTTTATAACATATGGACATAAAAAAAGCGCAAATCATTCGATTTGCGCTTTTCCTAACCTTAATTAACCTTTATATAATTTAATCTTTAGAAAGTTCCATGTTGACAG
Coding sequences within it:
- a CDS encoding 16S rRNA (uracil(1498)-N(3))-methyltransferase; translated protein: MQLFYQKDIPNSGTIILSPDESKHLVKVLRKSVGDDVYLTDGVGNLFTCSITKSDQKKAELRIIEKRPSPSSEYHIHLAIAPTKNTDRMEWMLEKITEIGFQELTFIKTANSERSFLKPDRLEKKMIAACKQSIKTNFPVINPLTTFNDLLSRASTEHCQKFIAYVDQTNTQHLFELAKPKGSYLIMIGPEGDFSPEEISRSRESEFKACSLGNSRLRTETAGLAAVHTLSLLNY
- a CDS encoding DMT family transporter, whose translation is MAWLILILAGIFEVAFTTSLKMANNFTNIKWSIAFFISISLSFYLLNQAIKTIPMGTAYAVWTGIGAAGTVIVGIFLFQEPANWLRIGFLMLLIGSIIGLKVVS
- the kdsB gene encoding 3-deoxy-manno-octulosonate cytidylyltransferase, producing the protein MKIVAMIPARYGATRFPGKLTSDLCGKPVIVRTYLSTMATGLFDKVVVVTDHEQIAEQIEAEGGEVFFSQKAHESGSDRIAEAVAGIEADVVVNVQGDEPFQDKESLAGLVGAFKDGTVKVASLMRKIEDDVDVINPNSVKVVVDKNNFALYFSRCPIPFVRDKFQPDYYRHIGVYAYTKEILLEYTNWEKTMLERAEMLEQLRLLENGIRIKMVKTNHEAVAIDTKSDLDRAIAFYQRHNS
- a CDS encoding Crp/Fnr family transcriptional regulator — translated: MELDDFFLRQYELSENTLSSLLSSGNVVTYAANTCIIREGKLENSSYLIISGCVKAHLNNDGKDVTFWFGFEGDFLFSYNSKILKEPGYESITTLEKCQLWKIDNEHLDKLCIENIEIINWWRSLIEKELIKTERRLIDRQTKAATQRYQELITAHPQVLQRISLGTIASYLGISQVSLSRIRRS
- a CDS encoding ferritin translates to MKTKEKEIVTLQRSLLHDTEKMLNKQIEMEGKSSASYLSMASWCDMMGYNNAAKLLYAHAEEERHHMLKLFHYINEAGGLAVQPEITGVKNHFNSLKEIFQLILEHEIQVTKSINIIVDHCFGVKDFATFSFMQWYVTEQREEETLARRALELFDIIGEEGIGLWTIDQELGKLHDSTGDAQ